The following proteins are encoded in a genomic region of Synechococcus sp. CBW1002:
- the gap gene encoding type I glyceraldehyde-3-phosphate dehydrogenase: MAIRIGINGFGRIGRLVFRRACQLDDVEVVAINDLIDVNYIAYMLRYDSTHGRFGGSVEVQNGQLVVDGKAIRITAERDPANLRWSEVGADYVLESTGFFLTDEAARAHLRAGARRVVLSAPSKDDTPMFVMGVNHTTYAGQEIVSNASCTTNCLAPLAKVIHDNFGIAAGLMTTVHATTATQKTVDGPSVKDWRGGRGAGQNIIPSSTGAAKAVGRVIPALNGKLTGMAFRVPTPNVSVVDLTVNLERPASYDSIKAAVKAASEGELAGILGYTEDEVVSTDFLGQSCTSIFDAKAGIPLTDTFVKLVSWYDNEWGYSCKCLDLMRHMATV; this comes from the coding sequence ATGGCCATCAGGATCGGCATCAACGGCTTCGGCAGGATCGGGCGTCTGGTGTTTCGCCGCGCCTGCCAGCTCGATGACGTGGAGGTGGTGGCGATCAACGACCTGATCGATGTGAACTACATCGCCTACATGCTTCGTTACGACTCCACCCACGGCCGCTTCGGCGGATCGGTGGAGGTACAGAACGGCCAGCTGGTGGTGGATGGCAAGGCGATCCGCATCACCGCCGAGCGCGATCCCGCCAACCTGCGCTGGAGCGAGGTGGGTGCCGACTACGTGCTCGAATCCACCGGCTTCTTCCTCACCGATGAGGCCGCCCGCGCCCACCTACGCGCCGGCGCCAGGCGGGTGGTGCTGTCTGCCCCGTCGAAAGACGACACGCCGATGTTCGTGATGGGGGTGAACCACACCACCTACGCGGGCCAGGAGATCGTGTCGAACGCCTCCTGCACCACCAACTGCCTGGCGCCCCTGGCCAAGGTGATCCACGACAACTTCGGCATCGCCGCCGGGTTGATGACCACGGTGCACGCCACCACCGCCACCCAGAAAACGGTAGATGGCCCCTCGGTGAAGGACTGGCGGGGCGGCCGCGGCGCCGGCCAGAACATCATTCCCTCCTCCACCGGTGCCGCCAAGGCGGTGGGCCGGGTGATCCCGGCCTTGAACGGCAAGCTCACCGGCATGGCCTTCCGGGTGCCCACCCCGAACGTGTCGGTGGTGGACCTCACCGTGAACCTGGAGCGACCCGCCAGCTACGACAGCATCAAAGCGGCCGTGAAGGCCGCCTCGGAAGGGGAGCTGGCCGGCATCCTCGGCTACACGGAGGATGAGGTGGTGTCCACGGATTTCCTGGGGCAGTCGTGCACGTCGATCTTCGATGCCAAGGCCGGCATCCCCCTCACCGATACCTTCGTGAAGCTGGTGAGCTGGTACGACAACGAGTGGGGCTATTCCTGCAAGTGCCTCGACCTGATGCGCCACATGGCCACGGTGTGA
- a CDS encoding IS5 family transposase: protein MRGQRERSGSLFSYVSIEDRIPAGHPLRRIRKLADQALDRLNPTFCDLYAAEGRPSVPPEQLLLASLLQAFYGIRSERLLLEQLHYNLLFRWFVGLSPDDPIWHPTTFTKNRERLLNEQVMGKFLEKLMGAPEVKPLLSDEHFSVDGTLLQAWASHASLERIDGQDDPPPPPSGPGEGFGAPKPGKKRAKGDFRGIKLSNKTHRSGSDPDALLARKSNAHPAQPSYRGHVLMDNRHALIVDCKVTQATGTGERDAAKAMAADRPGAHQKTIGADKHYDTRGFVAEMRRIGVTPHVVQNTARSGGSAIDGRTTRHVGYAKSIHARRGIEKVFGWIKQWGGLRQFKLRGTEKVSAVFGLNVIAYNLIRLGNLLKPAMAAA, encoded by the coding sequence ATGCGAGGTCAACGGGAGCGCAGCGGCTCCCTGTTCTCCTACGTGTCGATTGAGGATCGGATCCCGGCCGGCCATCCGCTGCGGCGGATCCGCAAGCTGGCCGATCAGGCCCTCGATCGCCTCAATCCCACCTTCTGTGATCTGTACGCCGCAGAAGGCCGGCCATCAGTGCCGCCGGAGCAACTGCTGCTGGCCTCGTTGCTGCAGGCGTTCTACGGCATCCGCTCGGAGCGGTTGCTGCTCGAGCAGCTCCACTACAACCTGCTGTTCCGCTGGTTTGTGGGGCTGAGCCCAGATGATCCGATCTGGCATCCCACCACATTCACAAAAAACCGGGAGCGGCTGCTGAACGAGCAGGTGATGGGGAAGTTCCTGGAGAAGCTGATGGGTGCTCCGGAGGTCAAGCCGCTGCTCAGTGACGAGCACTTCTCCGTCGATGGCACCTTGCTGCAGGCCTGGGCCTCCCATGCCTCACTGGAGCGGATCGATGGGCAGGACGATCCGCCGCCACCGCCGTCAGGCCCTGGCGAGGGTTTTGGCGCTCCAAAGCCCGGCAAGAAGCGAGCGAAAGGGGATTTCCGAGGCATCAAGCTCAGCAACAAGACCCACCGCTCCGGCAGTGATCCCGACGCCTTGCTGGCCCGGAAATCCAACGCCCACCCGGCTCAACCGAGCTACCGGGGTCATGTGCTCATGGACAACCGCCATGCCCTGATCGTCGATTGCAAGGTCACGCAAGCCACGGGCACCGGGGAGCGGGATGCCGCCAAAGCCATGGCCGCGGATCGTCCCGGTGCCCACCAGAAAACCATCGGTGCCGACAAGCACTACGACACCAGGGGCTTTGTCGCCGAGATGCGCCGCATCGGCGTGACGCCGCACGTGGTGCAGAACACCGCCCGATCTGGTGGTTCCGCCATCGATGGCCGCACCACCCGCCACGTGGGCTACGCCAAGTCGATCCATGCCCGCCGCGGCATCGAGAAGGTGTTTGGCTGGATCAAACAGTGGGGAGGTCTGCGCCAGTTCAAGCTGCGCGGCACCGAGAAGGTGAGTGCGGTGTTCGGCCTGAATGTGATCGCCTACAACCTGATCCGCCTGGGCAACCTGCTCAAACCGGCGATGGCGGCGGCGTGA
- a CDS encoding IS66 family transposase: MTTPPAGISEADWAATPVGVKAGFLELVSQCQRQQQEIEQLRIQLTALATELAHLRERIGRSSRNSSKPPSSDGQGFKPPERRKGSGRKRGGQPGHPGSGPELLPIERVDEVVEHHPQACRRCGTLLQGQDPEPLRHQVIEIPPITPLVIEHRLHRLVCPCCTTSTCASLPAEVEVSHYGPRLSALVGLLGSAFPLSFSKTQALLDQLLGVQISRGAMATIRQRLSAALEQPMQEALAFARQQSVVYVDETGAPTGNADGGNPDGRRGWEWVMVTAMGVTVFLQSLSRSAAAAIDLLGNAFGGIVVSDRFSAYNHLPLEQRQLCWAHVIRDLTAIADRQGASGEIGAELLGLQQQLFAQWHRYKDGTIDWSTLQQGCRPIRQAFVGTLQRVVELGCQRGERTPWAKTVRTCHQLLQVSDGLWTFLEIEGIEPTNNAAERALRHSVIQRKISHGVQSRQGAICRSRLLTVTTSLRQQGRDIWQFLEQALIAHHRGGEMPSLLPNP, from the coding sequence ATGACCACCCCACCGGCCGGGATTTCAGAAGCCGATTGGGCCGCCACCCCGGTGGGAGTGAAGGCTGGATTTCTTGAGCTGGTCAGTCAGTGCCAGAGGCAGCAACAGGAGATCGAGCAGCTCCGCATCCAGCTCACCGCCCTGGCGACCGAACTGGCCCATCTGCGCGAGCGGATCGGCCGCAGCTCCCGAAATTCTTCCAAGCCTCCCTCCAGTGATGGCCAGGGGTTTAAGCCGCCCGAACGACGCAAGGGCAGTGGCCGCAAGCGCGGCGGCCAGCCGGGCCATCCCGGATCTGGGCCGGAGCTGCTGCCGATCGAGCGGGTGGATGAGGTGGTCGAGCACCACCCCCAGGCCTGCCGCCGCTGCGGCACGTTGCTACAGGGTCAGGATCCCGAGCCCTTGAGGCACCAGGTGATCGAGATTCCACCGATCACGCCTCTGGTGATCGAGCACCGGCTGCACCGCCTGGTCTGCCCCTGCTGTACCACCAGCACCTGTGCCTCGTTACCGGCGGAGGTGGAAGTAAGCCATTACGGTCCCCGGCTCAGTGCTCTGGTGGGTCTGCTGGGTAGTGCCTTCCCGTTGAGTTTCAGCAAGACCCAGGCGCTGCTGGATCAGCTGCTGGGGGTACAGATCAGCCGGGGAGCGATGGCCACTATCCGCCAGCGCTTGAGTGCAGCACTGGAGCAGCCCATGCAGGAGGCCCTTGCGTTTGCCCGTCAGCAGTCGGTGGTCTATGTCGATGAAACCGGTGCCCCCACCGGTAATGCCGATGGGGGCAACCCCGATGGCCGGCGCGGCTGGGAGTGGGTCATGGTGACCGCCATGGGGGTGACAGTGTTCTTGCAGAGCCTGAGCCGCTCGGCTGCCGCCGCGATCGACCTGCTCGGGAATGCCTTTGGCGGAATTGTGGTGAGCGACCGCTTCTCCGCCTACAACCATCTCCCGCTGGAGCAGCGCCAGCTGTGCTGGGCGCACGTGATCCGCGATCTCACTGCCATCGCTGACCGTCAGGGCGCCAGCGGTGAGATTGGAGCGGAGCTGCTGGGCCTGCAGCAGCAGCTGTTTGCCCAGTGGCACCGCTACAAAGACGGAACGATCGACTGGTCCACGTTGCAGCAGGGCTGTCGGCCGATCCGCCAGGCGTTTGTGGGCACGCTGCAGCGGGTTGTGGAGCTGGGCTGCCAGCGCGGCGAGCGAACGCCGTGGGCCAAGACGGTGCGTACCTGCCATCAGTTGCTGCAAGTGAGCGATGGCCTCTGGACCTTCCTGGAGATTGAAGGGATCGAGCCCACCAACAACGCAGCCGAGCGTGCCCTGCGCCATTCGGTGATTCAGCGCAAGATCAGCCATGGCGTCCAATCCCGCCAGGGTGCGATCTGCCGCAGCAGGCTGCTCACGGTCACCACCAGCCTGCGGCAACAGGGCCGTGATATCTGGCAGTTCCTGGAGCAGGCCTTGATCGCCCATCATCGCGGCGGTGAGATGCCATCGCTGTTGCCGAATCCCTGA